A region from the Stygiolobus caldivivus genome encodes:
- the gcvH gene encoding glycine cleavage system protein GcvH, with product MSNEEIVGGKYKVLKDRYYTETDEWITIENNTAKVGITDYAQKKLRDIVGVDLPQVGREVRLGEQVATVESVKAAADIYSPLSGKITEVNEELTTSPELINKDPYGNGWIFKLELSDTKEIEKLLSYEQYIDTIKKREGL from the coding sequence ATGAGCAATGAGGAAATCGTAGGAGGGAAATACAAGGTCTTAAAAGACAGATATTATACGGAAACTGATGAGTGGATAACAATAGAAAATAATACGGCAAAAGTAGGGATTACAGATTATGCCCAGAAGAAGTTAAGAGATATTGTAGGTGTAGATCTCCCGCAAGTAGGGAGAGAAGTAAGGTTAGGTGAACAAGTAGCCACTGTAGAATCAGTAAAGGCTGCAGCTGATATATATTCACCGCTTTCAGGAAAAATAACCGAGGTTAACGAGGAGTTAACGACATCACCAGAACTAATAAATAAAGACCCTTATGGGAACGGTTGGATATTCAAATTAGAACTTTCAGATACAAAAGAGATCGAAAAATTGTTAAGTTACGAACAATATATAGATACAATTAAAAAGAGAGAGGGCTTGTAA
- a CDS encoding proteasome assembly chaperone family protein — protein MSVEVLEDYQPILTKPSYMVVGMPDAGLVGVIATEYLIEKLGLKEFGSIYAPGLLPPISHVKDGIAKSPIKLYHGNNLLVFHSWIAIPSEALFPISKEIVKIAKKYGISTIISITGLPIEDRLNTTTINAYWIGNGQEVAQEMEKIGLMKKFGDGYIAGPYAPLLIESRKENLNNFTIVVESFLDLPDPEASALALSILSKYVGFNISVDELMQEAEEIREKIKGLMAQTKAELPKYASGKPMTYA, from the coding sequence ATGTCAGTAGAAGTTTTAGAAGATTACCAGCCTATTCTTACAAAGCCTTCATATATGGTTGTAGGAATGCCAGACGCAGGTTTAGTAGGTGTTATAGCAACAGAGTACTTAATTGAAAAACTTGGACTAAAGGAATTTGGATCGATATATGCACCGGGATTATTACCGCCTATATCTCATGTTAAGGACGGAATAGCGAAATCCCCAATAAAACTCTACCACGGGAATAACCTATTAGTTTTTCACTCGTGGATAGCTATTCCTTCCGAAGCGCTGTTTCCGATATCTAAGGAAATCGTAAAAATAGCTAAAAAATATGGGATATCTACTATTATTTCTATAACCGGACTTCCTATAGAGGACAGGCTAAATACTACTACAATAAATGCATATTGGATAGGTAACGGTCAGGAAGTTGCACAAGAAATGGAAAAAATAGGTTTGATGAAGAAGTTCGGCGACGGATACATTGCTGGTCCTTACGCTCCCCTGTTGATTGAATCTAGAAAGGAAAACTTAAATAACTTTACAATAGTAGTGGAGTCCTTTCTAGACCTACCGGACCCGGAGGCATCTGCATTAGCACTGTCTATCCTTTCTAAATATGTAGGGTTCAATATATCAGTAGACGAACTGATGCAGGAAGCAGAAGAAATTAGAGAAAAGATTAAAGGTTTAATGGCACAAACTAAAGCAGAACTTCCTAAGTATGCTTCTGGGAAACCGATGACATATGCGTGA
- a CDS encoding AbrB/MazE/SpoVT family DNA-binding domain-containing protein has translation MTEETNKSPKDVETRKVQRLGSSSLFITLPKKWINKWGIKPGDKIIMEISEDGTLRLVAEKVKVNYNRRNVRVDIDSYKQPMVTAIPCLYILGYDEIMFTSKKNIDPKEFEDVINYSKHLVGIEVAETNENSIKLDCLLDTEKIGAESLLRRILNIASRKVDEILAYLKGQQINEVQPSIEDLKRVQLMLLRRSMGGRYTSERDTLRNFIIAINSIIILRVYNIMTKLSNFIKNTKSSLTAEQIKILTDMFQKINDLFDEIIMTILFPSVKRISNGYNIISQLKQGLEQLNIQDLLIKNYLEELVQSLEEALTNSSCSIFLEELPWIERNFNA, from the coding sequence TTGACCGAGGAAACTAATAAAAGCCCGAAGGACGTAGAAACAAGAAAAGTCCAAAGGTTAGGCTCATCTTCTCTTTTTATAACATTACCCAAAAAATGGATAAACAAGTGGGGTATAAAGCCCGGAGATAAGATTATAATGGAGATATCTGAAGACGGTACGCTTAGATTAGTAGCTGAGAAAGTAAAGGTAAATTATAACAGAAGAAATGTCAGAGTAGACATAGATAGTTATAAGCAACCTATGGTCACGGCAATACCTTGTCTTTACATCCTTGGCTATGACGAGATAATGTTTACATCTAAAAAGAACATAGACCCAAAGGAATTTGAAGATGTTATAAATTACTCTAAACACCTAGTAGGGATAGAAGTAGCTGAAACAAATGAAAATAGTATAAAACTCGATTGTTTGTTGGACACTGAAAAAATCGGTGCTGAGTCGCTTCTCAGAAGAATACTTAACATTGCATCAAGGAAGGTTGACGAGATTTTAGCATACTTGAAAGGACAGCAGATAAATGAAGTACAGCCCAGTATAGAAGATTTGAAGAGAGTACAACTGATGCTTTTAAGGAGGAGTATGGGAGGCAGATATACTTCCGAAAGAGACACTTTAAGGAATTTTATAATAGCAATCAACTCAATAATAATTCTCCGAGTCTACAATATTATGACTAAGCTAAGTAACTTTATAAAGAACACAAAATCCTCTTTAACAGCTGAACAAATAAAAATACTGACGGATATGTTCCAGAAAATAAACGACCTATTTGATGAGATCATTATGACAATACTTTTCCCGAGCGTGAAGAGAATATCGAACGGCTATAACATTATCTCACAGCTTAAACAAGGATTAGAACAACTTAACATACAAGATCTATTGATAAAGAATTACCTCGAAGAACTAGTCCAAAGCTTGGAAGAGGCATTAACCAACTCCTCTTGTTCAATATTTTTGGAGGAATTACCTTGGATAGAGAGAAATTTTAATGCGTGA
- the sufC gene encoding Fe-S cluster assembly ATPase SufC, which translates to MTTLKIKNLHVQVEGKEILKGVDLEINSKEIHVLMGPNGSGKTSLSLAIMGHPKYKVTEGQILLDNEDITNLETYEKVRKGLFLAFQNPIEINGVKLSTLLVAEYNRIYGSSTQPLQIISQVKELSKTVGITDSLLNRGIFEGFSGGEKKRTEILQMLLMKPKIAILDEPDSGVDVDGLKAISNAIVKLREENSTGYLIITHYRRILEHINADKVHVLYKGKIVASGGMELAKLIDEKGYEGVLK; encoded by the coding sequence ATGACTACATTAAAAATAAAAAACCTTCACGTCCAAGTTGAAGGGAAAGAAATACTAAAAGGGGTAGACCTTGAAATAAACTCCAAAGAAATTCACGTGCTGATGGGACCTAACGGAAGCGGTAAGACGTCCCTGTCTTTAGCTATAATGGGGCATCCAAAGTATAAGGTCACAGAAGGCCAAATACTACTTGATAATGAAGACATAACAAACCTTGAGACTTATGAGAAAGTGAGAAAGGGTTTATTCCTAGCTTTTCAAAACCCAATAGAAATAAATGGGGTCAAACTTTCCACACTTCTAGTAGCGGAATACAACAGGATATACGGGTCATCAACACAACCACTACAAATAATTTCCCAAGTAAAGGAATTAAGTAAAACAGTAGGAATTACAGATTCTCTCTTAAATAGAGGGATCTTCGAAGGGTTTAGCGGTGGAGAAAAGAAGAGGACGGAGATCCTACAAATGCTCCTTATGAAACCTAAAATAGCGATCCTAGATGAACCTGATTCAGGAGTAGATGTTGATGGATTGAAAGCCATTTCCAACGCGATAGTAAAACTCAGGGAAGAGAATAGTACCGGCTACCTTATAATCACCCATTATAGAAGAATTCTAGAGCACATAAACGCTGATAAAGTCCACGTCTTATATAAGGGTAAAATTGTAGCAAGTGGCGGAATGGAACTAGCTAAGTTAATAGATGAAAAGGGTTACGAAGGAGTTCTTAAGTAA
- the sufB gene encoding Fe-S cluster assembly protein SufB, translating to MPEEKISVDINEIINAAIEAKNNSLTQQEFHKRVVESGLSKDIITEISKIKKEPEWMLRLRLKSLELFEKLPTPNWLPDFLSELDVSKMEIYIKPDVEKTSNWDQIPPEIRKYYEQLGIPQSEQQYLGGLVATFESEPIYSNVKSELQKKGVIMMPPEEAVQKYPDIIKEYFTKIFPVSDHKFAALHGALWSGGVFVYVPKGVKITMPVEGFFIIGTEMEGQFEHTLLIADENSYIHFIEGCSAPQFKKFSFHDGMVELYAKKNAYIKFTTVQNWSKNIINFNNKRAWADENSTVEWVEGSLGSKYSFVYPSTILRGKNATSTSLVVTLASGEGEWKDSGSKMIHAAPNTKSKVINKNIGFGGGVNIYRGLIRVNKGAVGSKAFVKCDSLMLDEKTKAYTFPHNQVFEEDADVAHEAHTFRMNEDQLFYLMNRGIDEKEAVSMLVLGFIDEIMKELPFEYATMLNKVIKLELDKLGAVA from the coding sequence TTGCCAGAAGAAAAAATATCTGTTGACATAAACGAGATAATAAACGCTGCAATTGAGGCTAAAAATAACTCACTTACACAGCAGGAATTTCACAAGAGAGTAGTAGAGTCGGGCCTTAGCAAAGATATTATAACTGAAATTTCTAAAATAAAAAAAGAACCAGAATGGATGCTCAGACTAAGACTTAAGAGCCTTGAATTATTTGAAAAGCTTCCTACACCAAATTGGCTGCCGGACTTCCTATCTGAATTAGACGTATCTAAAATGGAGATATACATTAAACCTGATGTTGAAAAAACATCCAACTGGGATCAAATACCGCCAGAAATAAGGAAATATTATGAACAATTAGGGATACCTCAATCAGAACAACAGTACTTAGGAGGACTAGTAGCTACTTTCGAATCGGAGCCGATATATAGTAATGTGAAAAGTGAACTACAGAAAAAAGGAGTAATAATGATGCCTCCAGAAGAAGCCGTACAAAAATACCCCGATATAATCAAGGAATATTTCACAAAAATATTCCCAGTATCAGACCATAAGTTCGCAGCGCTCCACGGGGCACTTTGGAGCGGTGGAGTTTTCGTATACGTACCTAAAGGTGTCAAAATTACAATGCCCGTAGAAGGGTTTTTCATAATAGGAACAGAGATGGAAGGACAATTTGAGCACACTCTACTTATTGCAGATGAAAATTCATATATCCACTTCATAGAAGGGTGTAGCGCACCTCAGTTCAAAAAGTTCTCATTCCATGACGGAATGGTTGAGCTCTATGCAAAGAAAAACGCGTATATTAAATTTACTACAGTACAAAATTGGAGCAAGAATATAATCAACTTTAATAATAAGAGGGCTTGGGCTGATGAAAATTCTACAGTAGAATGGGTAGAAGGGTCATTAGGGTCAAAATACAGCTTTGTATACCCCTCAACTATCTTGAGAGGTAAAAACGCAACATCTACAAGCCTTGTAGTCACCCTTGCGAGTGGAGAAGGGGAGTGGAAAGACAGCGGTTCAAAAATGATCCACGCAGCACCGAATACAAAGAGTAAAGTCATAAATAAGAATATAGGGTTTGGCGGAGGAGTGAACATTTATAGAGGCCTGATAAGGGTTAACAAAGGGGCTGTAGGCTCTAAGGCTTTCGTAAAATGTGACTCCCTAATGTTAGACGAGAAGACGAAAGCTTATACATTCCCTCATAATCAAGTATTCGAAGAAGACGCTGATGTCGCACACGAAGCACATACGTTCAGGATGAACGAAGACCAGTTATTCTATCTGATGAATAGAGGGATAGACGAAAAGGAAGCTGTGTCGATGTTAGTGTTAGGGTTTATAGACGAGATCATGAAAGAATTACCATTTGAATACGCTACAATGTTGAACAAGGTTATTAAGTTAGAACTTGACAAGTTAGGTGCAGTGGCATAA
- a CDS encoding SufD family Fe-S cluster assembly protein — protein sequence MPLLDFSTAQSFISKFGNKSEREKLLSLYLSLPYQKVNDSPTLKHYTDWSKFETLNLEVRDSYDTRNRYLSEIEGFTSITYPKDIEGVDETSNSLIRPEEHKLVSLTLALSNKVIISSSKYKKVFFHHISSEGVFSPLNLEVKVEDGDVMDFVYLSDSQGQRAMTSSVISFEVGRDAQLNLSIVGLSPSVFVHSKALVKGELHTNIFASKSFISHVNYSIELMENALSTFSAKAIGINEDNVNVRVSVIHKGKRSKSDGILKAISTDSALSVIGGDAVVSEEALDSSTSIIGRAYNIGKDSKAVVAPMLEVKTGRVQLAKHSASVSRVPEELIFYLETRGFSRKEAESMIIKGFIIDENDPPFLEKIIDKILTEAKVLLSV from the coding sequence ATGCCTTTGCTAGATTTTTCTACAGCTCAAAGTTTTATTTCAAAATTTGGAAATAAAAGTGAAAGAGAAAAACTTTTGTCTTTGTATTTATCCCTGCCTTATCAGAAAGTTAATGATTCACCTACCTTAAAGCATTATACAGATTGGTCTAAGTTTGAAACATTAAACCTTGAGGTAAGAGATAGTTATGATACACGAAATAGATACTTAAGTGAAATAGAAGGATTTACATCTATAACTTATCCTAAGGATATAGAAGGCGTAGACGAAACCTCTAATTCACTAATCAGACCTGAGGAACATAAGTTAGTAAGCTTAACATTAGCATTATCAAATAAAGTCATAATCTCGTCTTCAAAATACAAAAAAGTGTTTTTCCATCACATATCGTCAGAGGGAGTTTTTTCCCCTTTAAACCTTGAAGTAAAAGTAGAAGACGGAGATGTCATGGACTTCGTTTATCTTTCAGATTCCCAAGGACAGAGGGCAATGACGTCCTCAGTTATATCGTTCGAAGTAGGTAGGGACGCACAGCTAAACTTAAGTATAGTAGGTCTTTCACCCAGTGTATTTGTCCACTCTAAAGCACTTGTTAAAGGAGAACTCCACACAAATATCTTCGCCTCTAAATCTTTCATTTCTCACGTCAATTACTCTATAGAATTAATGGAAAACGCCCTATCTACGTTCTCAGCAAAAGCGATAGGTATAAACGAAGATAACGTAAATGTCAGAGTAAGTGTAATACATAAGGGTAAAAGGAGCAAGAGTGACGGGATATTAAAAGCAATATCAACAGATTCAGCGCTTTCTGTGATCGGGGGCGACGCGGTAGTTTCAGAGGAAGCTCTAGACTCCTCTACATCAATTATAGGTAGGGCATATAACATAGGTAAAGACTCAAAGGCAGTAGTTGCACCAATGTTAGAGGTCAAGACGGGTAGGGTACAACTAGCGAAACACTCGGCTTCTGTATCTCGAGTGCCAGAAGAGCTAATATTTTATTTAGAAACTAGAGGGTTCAGCAGGAAAGAAGCAGAATCCATGATAATAAAAGGGTTTATAATAGATGAAAATGATCCGCCATTCTTAGAGAAAATAATAGATAAAATACTTACGGAAGCTAAGGTATTACTTTCGGTCTAG
- a CDS encoding ribbon-helix-helix protein, CopG family translates to MRVITFKVEEELLQELDLYAVNSRNTRSEIIREALIKYLREKKAAAGT, encoded by the coding sequence ATGAGAGTCATCACATTTAAAGTGGAAGAGGAACTATTACAAGAACTGGACTTATACGCTGTCAACTCAAGAAACACTAGAAGTGAAATAATCAGAGAGGCCCTTATAAAATACTTAAGGGAGAAGAAAGCCGCCGCGGGGACTTGA
- a CDS encoding NAD(P)/FAD-dependent oxidoreductase: MKTIILGGGFAGLSALKVNPDALLIDQKSYFTLTHRLVDVVKTGDPKLAKVPYHKVLVAKVRNVDFRKKLVITDRGDFQYDRLLIALGYSQKIFANTEKVEDVQDALKLREKLLKAKSVVVLGGGNLGVELAGAIKEMDPFKDVYLIEAQDRLLSFMTTESSTYAYELLTKLGVKVLLKNKVEKIDNGLVVTNDHEIRADIIISSVGFKGSPMINEMGLTNVNGRMVVDEYLRSVDYNDVYGAGDCATTKQYIPMSAQVAVQAGKRAMLNLLGGEEKFRYKQVAIVVRIGDSYFGDFLGRFVKGELAELAEKVGIFRAVRLVVS, encoded by the coding sequence ATGAAGACTATTATTTTAGGTGGAGGGTTTGCAGGCTTATCCGCTTTAAAAGTTAACCCTGACGCTTTACTTATAGACCAGAAAAGTTATTTCACCCTCACGCATAGGCTAGTAGATGTAGTAAAAACGGGGGATCCTAAGTTAGCCAAGGTACCCTATCATAAGGTTCTCGTTGCCAAAGTAAGGAATGTGGACTTTAGAAAGAAGTTAGTTATTACAGATAGAGGTGACTTCCAGTACGATAGGTTATTAATAGCATTAGGGTATTCACAGAAAATTTTTGCAAATACCGAGAAGGTAGAAGACGTACAAGACGCCTTAAAATTAAGGGAGAAACTATTGAAGGCTAAGTCTGTTGTGGTATTAGGTGGAGGTAATTTGGGCGTAGAACTGGCAGGAGCGATAAAAGAAATGGACCCGTTTAAGGACGTTTATTTGATAGAAGCACAGGACAGGCTTTTATCTTTCATGACTACCGAGTCTTCGACTTATGCCTATGAGTTGCTCACTAAATTAGGAGTGAAGGTGTTACTTAAGAACAAAGTGGAGAAAATAGATAATGGCTTGGTTGTTACCAATGACCATGAAATTAGGGCCGATATAATTATTTCATCAGTAGGTTTCAAAGGATCCCCTATGATAAATGAAATGGGGCTAACTAACGTCAACGGGAGGATGGTGGTTGATGAGTACCTTAGGTCTGTTGACTATAATGACGTTTATGGTGCTGGTGACTGTGCTACTACTAAACAGTATATCCCGATGTCGGCCCAAGTTGCTGTTCAGGCCGGTAAGAGGGCTATGCTAAACTTGTTAGGGGGAGAGGAAAAATTCAGGTATAAACAAGTTGCAATCGTAGTGAGGATAGGAGATAGTTATTTTGGCGATTTTCTCGGGCGGTTTGTAAAGGGAGAACTAGCAGAATTAGCAGAAAAAGTAGGTATATTTAGAGCTGTAAGGTTGGTCGTTTCATAA
- a CDS encoding inosine/xanthosine triphosphatase, with protein sequence MLTLYLGSLSKLKYEAAQEVLSEYNVKAKVIPYKVDSGVPLTPLQDETYIGAKNRAYALMGEINDENSAYVGLESGLVNRYNTLFEETVCVILYKGKEYVSYSSGIKIPDHIIFAISKGRKHYEILNEIGKEKSVNPKDTWGIYTNFRLTRKIELKEAFRNALINLITDNNLA encoded by the coding sequence ATGCTAACTTTGTACTTAGGCTCTTTGAGTAAGTTGAAATATGAAGCAGCCCAAGAGGTTTTGTCAGAATATAACGTCAAGGCAAAGGTGATTCCATATAAAGTCGATTCTGGAGTACCTCTAACTCCACTTCAAGACGAGACTTACATAGGAGCTAAAAATAGAGCCTACGCGCTAATGGGAGAAATAAATGATGAGAACTCGGCTTACGTCGGCTTAGAAAGCGGGTTAGTGAATAGATATAATACACTATTTGAGGAGACGGTTTGTGTTATATTATACAAGGGAAAGGAGTATGTAAGTTATTCAAGCGGGATTAAAATACCTGATCATATAATCTTTGCCATAAGTAAGGGAAGGAAACATTACGAAATATTAAATGAAATTGGTAAGGAAAAGAGTGTAAACCCTAAAGACACATGGGGAATATATACAAACTTTCGCTTAACAAGGAAAATCGAGCTAAAGGAAGCCTTTAGAAATGCGTTAATAAACTTAATTACAGATAATAACTTAGCGTGA
- a CDS encoding conjugal transfer protein, with amino-acid sequence MPREIEVPFVKVNDTYLPLLKVEMECPKLGSEYLVYALPDTGSRFSVIRNDTFLKCFDESSLKNRLVDKVIISNLLATKERYSIKFHFVELNETLQIPVTSLDFVNLGEGIYPSLILGREDFFSRIMICFDRNVRLVIKANDL; translated from the coding sequence ATGCCTCGCGAAATAGAAGTACCTTTTGTAAAAGTTAATGACACGTATTTACCTTTACTTAAAGTGGAAATGGAGTGTCCAAAACTAGGTAGTGAGTATTTAGTTTACGCCCTTCCAGATACTGGAAGCAGGTTTTCTGTCATTAGAAATGATACGTTCTTAAAGTGTTTTGATGAATCCTCATTAAAAAATCGTTTAGTCGATAAAGTTATAATTTCTAATCTGCTCGCTACAAAAGAAAGATATAGCATAAAATTTCATTTTGTTGAACTTAATGAGACATTACAGATACCCGTGACATCTTTAGACTTCGTAAACTTAGGTGAGGGTATATATCCCAGCCTAATTTTAGGTAGGGAAGATTTCTTCTCAAGAATAATGATATGCTTCGACAGAAACGTTAGACTAGTTATTAAGGCTAACGATCTTTAA
- a CDS encoding type II toxin-antitoxin system RelE family toxin, with protein sequence MVCEKWIVRFLMRDVKSERDLARFVVKRFSNLETLMLVVDKLELLQENPFKYAREKLKNRLDKYGNPMFSIEVTGDIRILYSVDSKNYVVFIWEIGSHKDVYGRD encoded by the coding sequence GTGGTTTGTGAGAAGTGGATTGTAAGGTTCTTGATGAGGGATGTTAAGAGTGAAAGAGACCTAGCCAGGTTTGTGGTTAAGAGGTTTTCTAATTTAGAGACATTGATGTTGGTAGTTGATAAATTAGAGTTATTGCAAGAAAATCCTTTCAAATATGCTAGGGAAAAGTTGAAGAATAGGTTAGATAAATACGGAAACCCTATGTTCTCCATAGAAGTTACGGGTGATATAAGGATACTTTATAGCGTTGATTCAAAAAATTATGTAGTTTTCATTTGGGAGATCGGGTCTCATAAGGACGTTTACGGTCGGGATTGA
- a CDS encoding transposase: MEHRHTKGDKTKRVKRVRDFARSALKQLKTTTLFKLLPPQSFKTLLEARGDYLTRLGNQGRKTLKGLKNLSPEKVRQTIQGLGKKTLRDTREKRVAIDFHTIPQYHKDKTMLTKTRPTKGTTWGLGQATLFLLGRKQAFLDVLPITTKNIAETFKNTMQTFTKEIHKYQLKLVTLFADKEFAVNEVVKYLVDLRIDFVIPAKHQMYKEYLGKLEEVDIQYAGVRYTGFLCVGHVSGAHLVVLRKESSKGDKVLAFLVRGEVDVHGAVILAEEYRGRWGIENAFRSLEEFRGRTRTCDVRKELTLVLLSYLVLNLWFSVRSWVKVKLWVFCESLAGLLDLEGIKGLGVLHKSVLGLLGSFTGSELALCTSFYPREINCK; encoded by the coding sequence ATGGAACACAGACACACGAAAGGGGACAAGACCAAACGTGTGAAACGTGTCAGGGACTTCGCCCGGTCCGCCCTCAAACAACTAAAAACAACCACACTTTTTAAACTTTTACCCCCACAATCATTCAAAACCCTACTCGAGGCAAGGGGAGACTACCTAACCAGACTAGGAAACCAAGGGAGAAAAACCTTGAAAGGACTAAAAAACCTCTCCCCTGAAAAAGTGAGACAAACAATACAAGGACTAGGCAAGAAAACCCTCAGAGACACAAGAGAAAAAAGAGTAGCAATAGACTTCCACACAATACCCCAATACCACAAAGACAAAACAATGCTAACCAAAACCAGACCCACCAAAGGCACAACATGGGGACTAGGCCAAGCGACCCTCTTCCTCTTGGGGAGAAAACAAGCCTTCCTCGACGTCCTACCAATAACAACAAAAAACATAGCAGAAACCTTCAAAAACACCATGCAAACATTCACCAAAGAAATACACAAGTACCAGCTAAAACTCGTCACCCTCTTCGCAGACAAAGAATTCGCAGTAAACGAAGTGGTAAAATACCTCGTGGACTTGCGCATAGACTTCGTAATCCCTGCTAAACACCAAATGTACAAGGAGTACTTGGGTAAACTGGAGGAGGTCGACATACAGTACGCGGGTGTTAGGTATACCGGTTTCCTGTGCGTGGGGCACGTGAGCGGTGCTCATCTGGTCGTCTTGAGGAAGGAGAGTAGTAAGGGGGACAAGGTGTTGGCTTTTCTCGTGAGGGGGGAGGTAGATGTCCACGGTGCTGTTATTTTGGCTGAGGAGTATAGGGGGAGGTGGGGTATTGAGAACGCTTTTCGTTCTCTTGAGGAGTTTAGGGGGAGGACTAGGACGTGTGATGTTAGGAAGGAGTTGACGCTTGTGTTGCTTTCTTACCTCGTGTTGAACTTGTGGTTTTCGGTGAGGTCTTGGGTGAAGGTCAAGTTGTGGGTGTTTTGTGAGTCTCTCGCTGGTCTGTTGGATTTGGAGGGGATTAAAGGACTGGGGGTGTTACACAAGAGTGTACTCGGGTTGTTGGGGAGTTTTACGGGCAGTGAGCTGGCACTATGCACGTCTTTTTATCCACGTGAAATAAATTGTAAATGA